A single region of the Manihot esculenta cultivar AM560-2 chromosome 12, M.esculenta_v8, whole genome shotgun sequence genome encodes:
- the LOC110628702 gene encoding probable LRR receptor-like serine/threonine-protein kinase At4g37250 encodes MNSQSISLHLWWTILSLVLLLLIVQSFGLNTDGILLLSFKFAILSDPLRVLQTWNYFDETPCSWNGVTCGASSRATGLSLPNSQLLGSIPSDLFMIQNLQNLDLSNNSLNGSLPLSLSNASQLRFLDLSNNLFSGELPESIGSLQNLEFLNLSDNALAGTLPSSLPTLHNLTVVSLKNNYFFGGLPSGFGAVQVVDLSSNLINGSLPQGFGGTSLQYLNISYNKLSGPIPPEFASQIPGNATVDLSFNNLSGEIPDSTVFLNQKASSFTGNLDLCGEPSRNPCPIPSSPSSLPNVSSPTSPPAFAAIPKTTTSIPATTPPGSATGSGGLRRGTIIGIIVGDIAGAAILGMIFFYVYHLKKRKNVEKTLKKEANTAKEETWSSSSSESRGFKRWSCLRKRDNEEATDSTTSDDDDDPRSVENQRPQEQEQNKGGTLVTVDGEKQLEIETLLKASAYILGATGSSIMYKAVLEDGSALAVRRIGESHVERFRDFETQVRVIAKLVHPNLVRIRGFYWGVDEKLIIYDFVPNGSLANARYRKVGSSPCHLPWEARLRIAKGVARGLSFLHDKKHVHGNLKPSNILLGSDMEPRVGDFGLERLVTGDSSYKSSGSTRNFGSKRSTASRDSFQDFSIGPSPSPSPSSIGGLSPYHAPEMLRSLKPNPKWDVYSFGVILLELLTGKVIVVDELSQGYNGLAVEDKNRAIRMADVAIRADLEGKEETLLSCFKLGYSCASPVPQKRPTMKEVAQVLEKIPCSSSSSYLYGH; translated from the exons ATGAATTCCCAAAGCATTAGCCTCCATTTATGGTGGACAATTCTTTCTCTCGTTCTTTTACTTCTTATTGTCCAATCTTTTGGGCTCAACACAGATGGgattctcttgctttctttcaAGTTCGCTATTCTCAGTGACCCTCTACGTGTTCTTCAGACATGGAACTACTTCGATGAGACTCCATGTTCCTGGAATGGAGTTACCTGTGGAGCTTCCTCTCGTGCCACTGGCTTGTCTCTCCCAAATTCTCAGCTTCTTGGTTCAATCCCTTCTGATCTTTTTATGATCCAAAACCTCCAAAATCTTGATCTTTCCAACAATTCTCTTAATGGGTCTTTGCCTCTTTCTCTTTCCAACGCTTCCCAACTTCGGTTTCTTGATTTGTCTAATAATTTGTTCTCTGGCGAGTTGCCGGAGTCTATAGGATCCTTACAGAATCTTGAGTTTCTTAACTTGTCTGATAATGCCTTGGCGGGAACTTTACCCTCCAGTCTCCCTACCCTCCATAATCTAACTGTTGTTTCTTTGAAAAACAATTACTTCTTTGGTGGTCTGCCCAGTGGATTTGGAGCAGTTCAGGTTGTAGATCTTTCTTCGAATCTCATCAATGGATCTTTGCCTCAAGGTTTTGGTGGTACCAGTCTTCAGTACTTGAATATCTCTTATAACAAGCTCTCTGGGCCAATTCCGCCAGAATTCGCTTCACAAATCCCTGGTAATGCCACTGTCGATCTCTCGTTCAATAATCTATCTGGGGAAATTCCAGATTCTACTGTTTTCTTGAATCAGAAAGCAAGTTCCTTTACTGGGAATCTTGATCTCTGCGGCGAGCCATCAAGAAACCCATGTCCAATTCCTTCTTCGCCATCCTCTCTTCCAAATGTATCTTCCCCTACTTCTCCTCCAGCATTCGCTGCAATTCCAAAAACAACAACCTCTATCCCAGCGACCACCCCACCAGGTTCAGCAACTGGGTCTGGAGGACTTCGGCGAGGAACCATCATTGGGATCATAGTTGGGGACATTGCAGGGGCTGCAATTCTTGGCATGATTTTCTTCTATGTCTACCActtaaagaaaaggaaaaacgtAGAGAAAACTCTCAAGAAAGAGGCCAATACTGCAAAGGAGGAGACTTGGTCATCTTCCTCCTCAGAATCAAGAGGGTTCAAGAGATGGTCATGTTTACGCAAGAGAGATAACGAAGAAGCAACCGATTCCACAACTTCTGACGATGACGACGACCCCAGAAGTGTCGAAAATCAACGGCCACAAGAGCAGGAACAAAACAAAGGAGGCACATTAGTAACGGTTGACGGCGAAAAACAGCTCGAGATTGAAACTTTACTCAAAGCATCAGCTTATATTCTAGGAGCAACTGGCTCCAGCATAATGTACAAGGCCGTTCTCGAAGATGGGTCTGCACTGGCGGTTCGTAGAATAGGTGAGAGCCACGTAGAGCGGTTCAGGGACTTCGAGACCCAGGTCCGTGTCATAGCCAAGCTGGTGCACCCAAATCTGGTTCGAATTCGTGGCTTCTACTGGGGGGTCGATGAGAAGCTCATTATCTATGATTTTGTCCCCAATGGCAGCCTCGCCAATGCTCGTTACA GGAAAGTGGGCTCTTCCCCTTGCCACCTCCCGTGGGAGGCCCGGCTCAGGATTGCTAAAGGGGTGGCCCGTGGGCTATCGTTCCTCCACGACAAGAAGCACGTGCATGGAAACTTAAAGCCCAGTAATATACTTTTGGGTTCCGATATGGAGCCCAGGGTTGGAGATTTTGGACTTGAAAGGCTTGTGACCGGCGATTCGAGCTATAAATCCAGCGGATCAACCCGAAACTTTGGAAGCAAACGGTCTACAGCCTCGCGAGACAGCTTCCAAGATTTCTCAATTGGGCCGAGTCCAAGCCCAAGTCCTAGTTCGATAGGAGGTTTATCGCCTTATCATGCTCCAGAGATGCTGAGAAGTCTAAAACCCAACCCGAAGTGGGATGTATATTCGTTTGGGGTTATATTACTAGAGCTACTAACAGGGAAAGTTATAGTTGTGGATGAGTTGAGCCAAGGATACAATGGGCTAGCAGTTGAGGATAAAAATCGGGCTATACGAATGGCTGATGTGGCTATTCGAGCTGACCTGGAAGGGAAAGAGGAAACCTTGCTAAGTTGCTTCAAGTTAGGGTACAGTTGTGCTTCTCCGGTGCCACAAAAGAGGCCAACAATGAAAGAGGTGGCACAAGTGCTAGAGAAAATCCCATGTTCATCATCCTCATCATACTTGTATGGTCACTAA